The genome window CAATACCAGGTTGTTACCGGAGAACTGGCGTTTAAAAAGACTGAGAGACCTGCCGGGATCAAAAAATGTCTCCATGGCCATGGCCTGGGGTACTGTGGCAGCGGTGCTACCACAGATGGAGATTGATCTGGCGATTACTCCCGGTATGACTGTAGCTTTTCTGTTTATCTTTTTCCTGGTTTTTATCCGCTCGGCAATGTCCGATACACTCGACATCCAGAGCGATCGTCTGATTGGCAGAGAAACGATCCCCGTCCTGATTGGAGAGGAATATACCCGGATTCTTCTGCAGGGGATACTGGTTTTCCTGGTCATTTTACTCGTTATCGCCTATCCCGCGGGGTGGGCTCCCTCGTTGAGTCTTGCCCTTTTATCCTGCCCATTTTATGTATGGATTTGTTTTAAGCTCTGTGATAGAAGGTCGCAACTGTCCGGTGTAGTTCTGGAAGGTCTACTTGAGACCTGCTACATCGTAGCCGGTATGAGTGCATTTTTGTGGTTCATTTTCACCAGGCATGTTCCGTAAGAACGATACAGGGGGGGGGGTATTTAAATAATGAAAAAAAAGTGTTTTGTAGTAATCCTTCTGGTGTTGATGCTCTCCGGTTGTGGCGGACTCCGTTATTCCCAGGTTGCCCCGGAGGCAAAGGATTTTCATCCCCGGAGGATAGGTGTGCTTCCCGTTGATGTGGGAACCTACGAAGAGGCGAGGGGTGTTATTGACCAGGTTATTGCCGGTGTCCTTGTTGATAAAAAATGGTTTGCCGATGTGGTTGCTGCCGACACGATCAATAACCAGTTACAGTCCAATGAGGAACTGAGAAAGGTCGTAATGGATTATCTCGCCAAACTCAAAACCGTCAACTTTTCCGACCCTGAACTGAGTAAAAAGATTGGCGAACTTTCGCAGATTGATGCCTTTCTTGTGGTGAATGTGGACTACTGGAATTACACGGTGGAAAATGAAAAAAAGCTGGCCAAGGTCGGCATAGGGATTAAGATGGTGGAGGCCGGCACCGGGAAGATCATCTGGAAGGCAGGCCATCATCTATCAGAAGATTATCTGCTCTTCAAACCAGCCCTTCCTGACGTGGCCAGGGACCTTTGCAAGAAAATGATAGGCTACATGCCGCATTGATTTTTTGTAAGCATTCAGCCGTCAACGATCAGCGATCAGTAACCCCTGGTATCTTTTTGTTTTTGCTGAAAACTGAAGGCTGACAGCCGAACGCTTACTAATTTTTATCTGGAGGTTGTCTCATGAAGGAAAAGGTACAAAAAGCGATAGAGCGTATAAGGCCATCTCTTCAGGCTGACGGGGGAGATGTTGAGCTGGTTGATGTGAGCGATGACGGCATCGTGAAGGTTAGATTAGTAGGTGCCTGTTGTGGCTGTCCCATGTCACAGATGACATTAAAGATGGGAATTCAGAAACATCTGCAGAAGGAAATTCCTGAAATTAAAGAAGTTGTTTCTGTATCGTAGGTTTACCAGTCTCATGCAAGGAGAAGAAAGTATGGCGTACGTAATTACGGATGAGTGCATTTGCTGTGGTTCCTGTCAGGAGGAATGTCCTGAAGAGGCGATCAGTGAGGGAGAGGACAAATACGTTATTAATCCCAATCTTTGTATAGATTGCGGGACCTGTGCCGATCAATGCCCGGTTGAGGCAATCATACCGGCAGATGAAAGATAGGTTGTATTCAGGAGTAAAGGGCGACCTCCGTCACCCCCAAAAGACTGCAAGCATTTCATACCCGTTAATTTCCCTATTTTCTTGGTAAGTCCAAATGGGACAATTCATCACCTTCGAGGGTATTGAAGGTTGTGGTAAAACCACCCAGATCAGGATGGCAAGTGAATACCTGAAGCGCCATCACATCCCTTTTCTCATCACCTCGGAACCCGGCGGGACCCCCCTGGGGGAAAAGATCAGAGAAATCCTTTTAAATAGAGGCGGTTATAAGATATGCGCTGAAGCGGAAATTCTCCTCTTTTCTGCGGCCAGGGTCCAGCATGTAAGAGATGTAATCTCGCCTGCACTTTCGGAGGGTAAGATCGTCTTATGCGACCGTTTTTCCGACTCTACCATGGTCTATCAGGGTTTAGGGAGGGGATTGGATCTTGATTTCATCAGGGGGCTTAATGCAATTGTCTCGGTTGGCCTGAAACCAGACCTGACCCTTGTTTTTGATCTACCCGTTGAGATTGGCCTCAAGAGGGCTAGGGAGAGGATGCGTTTCGAGGGGTCTGCCTTAGAGGATCGTTTCGAGAGAGAAGATTTAGAATTTCACAGAAGGATCAGGGAAGGTTATCTTCTTCTTGCGAAACAGGAACCGGGGCGATTCAGGGTCATAGATGGCGAAAAAGACATTATCAGCATCAATCGTGAGGTGTGTTCTTACCTGAGGGGTAGGGGGCTTGTGCATGGAAGGCATTGAGTACTGAGGTAATTTCATGTCCTTCAAAGACATTTACGGTCACGATAAACAGATCGGTATCCTCCAAGCCGCCGTGGCAAGGAGCCGTGTCCCCCATGCGTACCTCTTTTACGGCATGAAGGGTATTGGCAAGAGGACAACAGCGGTGGTGTTCGCCAAAGCCCTGAATTGCCGGGAAGGGGGAGATGTCTTTGATGCTTGTGATAAGTGTTCGTCCTGCCGGAAAACAGATCACAGAAACCATCCCGATGTTACGATCATAGAAGCTGAAGGGCAATTTATCAGGATCAGAGAGATTAGAGATATCCAGAACCAGATGAAATTCAAGCCTTTTGAAGGGGGGAAAAGGATATTTATCATTGTTGATGCAGATAAAATGAACATCACCTCGGCCAATGCGTTGCTTAAGACACTTGAGGAGCCTTCTCCATCCAATATACTGATATTGATCACATCACGACCTTACCAGCTTCCCCTTACGGTCCTTTCCCGTTGTCAGCATTTAAGGTTCAATCCTTTGCTGAAGGAAACCATCCATTCATTTTTACAGGATCGTTTAGTTATGGATTCTGAATCGGCCATGGTGCTCGCTTCATCGTCAGGCGGGAGCATTGGAAAGGCGTTGGAGATGAGCAAGGATGCCTTTCTGACGTTGCGGAATGAAGTTCTGAGCAAGATATCAGAAAACCGGATGAAGGATCCTCCGAACATTTTATCCTTTGCAAGTAATTTTGGAAAGGATCGCAGGGAGATCATTGACAGGCTTGATATCTTGAGGATCTGTTACAGAGATGCTCTGGTCTATAAGGAAACGGCGGAAATGGAACGTCTGATCAATCAGGATCACACGGACATCATCAAATCTATCGCTGACAGGCTGTCAGGACAGGACATCATGAACAACATCAAGACAGTTGATTGGGCTTCTGACGCCATTGACCGGAATGCCAATAAAGCATTGACTTTGGAAGCGATGATGTTTAAAATTATTTGGTAATTGTAGATA of Syntrophales bacterium contains these proteins:
- a CDS encoding NifU family protein, whose translation is MKEKVQKAIERIRPSLQADGGDVELVDVSDDGIVKVRLVGACCGCPMSQMTLKMGIQKHLQKEIPEIKEVVSVS
- a CDS encoding 4Fe-4S binding protein; this translates as MAYVITDECICCGSCQEECPEEAISEGEDKYVINPNLCIDCGTCADQCPVEAIIPADER
- the tmk gene encoding dTMP kinase; this translates as MGQFITFEGIEGCGKTTQIRMASEYLKRHHIPFLITSEPGGTPLGEKIREILLNRGGYKICAEAEILLFSAARVQHVRDVISPALSEGKIVLCDRFSDSTMVYQGLGRGLDLDFIRGLNAIVSVGLKPDLTLVFDLPVEIGLKRARERMRFEGSALEDRFEREDLEFHRRIREGYLLLAKQEPGRFRVIDGEKDIISINREVCSYLRGRGLVHGRH
- the holB gene encoding DNA polymerase III subunit delta', translated to MSFKDIYGHDKQIGILQAAVARSRVPHAYLFYGMKGIGKRTTAVVFAKALNCREGGDVFDACDKCSSCRKTDHRNHPDVTIIEAEGQFIRIREIRDIQNQMKFKPFEGGKRIFIIVDADKMNITSANALLKTLEEPSPSNILILITSRPYQLPLTVLSRCQHLRFNPLLKETIHSFLQDRLVMDSESAMVLASSSGGSIGKALEMSKDAFLTLRNEVLSKISENRMKDPPNILSFASNFGKDRREIIDRLDILRICYRDALVYKETAEMERLINQDHTDIIKSIADRLSGQDIMNNIKTVDWASDAIDRNANKALTLEAMMFKIIW